One Carassius carassius chromosome 20, fCarCar2.1, whole genome shotgun sequence DNA segment encodes these proteins:
- the agxtb gene encoding alanine--glyoxylate and serine--pyruvate aminotransferase b: MMPRSVLSRCARLTQQVPLESARSTRHGVHRGMSSVTIPPPACMLRPLEAPFRYLFGPGPSNVPPRILAAGGRPIIGHMHSEMFGIMNDIKKGIQYAFQTSNNMTLAMSGSGHTAMECAVFNIVEPGESVLVAINGIWGERVAEIAERMGAKVHTLVKTPGGHFTNAEIEQALAKHKPVLFFLTHGESSSGLVHPVDGVGDICHKYNCLLLVDSVASLGAAPLLMDQQNIDILYTGSQKALNAPPGTAPISFSERACHKMFNRKTKPVSYLLDMTHLSNYWGNDGKPDRIYHHTGPVSGFFALRESLAILAETGLENSWKHHTEVAEYLWKGLEDLGLKLFIKDKDLRLPSVTTIAIPEGYNWKELLAYIMKQHQIEFTGGLGPTVGMVLRIGLMGYNCNKANAGMALAALEDALKQCRMSKA, from the exons ATGATGCCGAGGAGCGTCCTATCCAGGTGTGCGCGCTTGACGCAGCAGGTGCCTTTGGAAAGCGCGCGGTCCACCAGACACGGCGTCCACCGCGGGATGTCCTCTGTCACCATCCCGCCACCAGCGTGCATGCTCCGGCCGCTCGAGGCTCCATTCCGGTACCTGTTTGGACCAGGACCCTCCAATGTGCCGCCTCGCATTTTAGCAGCAGGAGGGAGACCTATAATAGGTCACATGCATTCGGAAATGTTCGGG ATTATGAATGACATCAAGAAGGGAATCCAGTATGCTTTTCAGACCAGTAACAACATGACACTGGCCATGAGTGGCTCTGGACACACAGCAATGGAGTGTGCAGTCTTCAACATTGTGGAGCCTGGAGAAAGCGTTCTCGTTGCCATCAATGGAATCTGGGGAGAACGAGTTGCAGAAATTGCTGAGCGGATGG GTGCAAAGGTTCACACCTTGGTGAAAACACCTGgaggacattttacaaatgcagaaattgaacag GCTCTGGCTAAACACAAGCCAGTTCTTTTCTTTCTCACACATGGAGAGTCATCATCTGGTCTGGTGCACCCAGTGGATGGCGTTGGTGATATTTGTCACAA ATACAACTGTTTGCTCTTAGTGGATTCAGTGGCGTCACTGGGAGCTGCACCGCTTTTAATGGACCAACAAA ATATTGATATTCTCTATACTGGTTCCCAAAAAGCCTTGAATGCTCCACCCGGCACAGCACCCATTTCATTCAGTGAAAGGGCATG CCACAAGATGTTTAACAGGAAAACAAAGCCAGTATCCTACCTCCTTGATATGACCCACTTATCCAATTACTGGGGCAATGACGGCAAGCCAGATAGAAT ATACCATCACACAGGACCTGTGTCTGGTTTCTTTGCTCTGAGGGAAAGTCTAGCCATCCTTGCTGAAACG GGTCTTGAGAACTCATGGAAGCATCACACAGAAGTTGCAGAGTATCTCTGGAAGGGTTTGGAGGACCTGGGCTTGAAACTGTTCATCAAGGACAAG GATCTGAGATTACCCTCCGTCACCACCATTGCCATCCCTGAAGGGTATAACTGGAAAGAATTGCTGGCTTACATAATGAAGCAACACCAAATCGAGTTTACAGGAGGTCTAGGGCCCACTGTTGGCATG GTATTGCGGATTGGGCTCATGGGATACAACTGCAACAAGGCCAATGCTGGAATGGCTCTCGCAGCTCTGGAAGACGCTTTAAAGCAGTGTCGAATGTCCAAAGCCTGA
- the LOC132096595 gene encoding F-box only protein 15-like: protein MRSCRVRSKASRVISKESELKHLELIMATGLVEFLLNLRRGLVKDEENSPARGGTRVGESSRARRRRDDTSMPTPLQREPCKTRPAFELCAKGSHGNYMERLPSEIILKIFSFLDASSLFNISFVNKRFHDLANSNALWSVLYASEIEKKMWRPPVSMMKEAVSSTVVEEKPAGYWKKLLLKEMAGYKDTMWKTELKHMNPHTGMPALTEHVLRRLDIQWEITLTNRNGREIVYKQTHTFFEDSSVTVCWNHGVWPLMYTLNTLQLHGIMCPASPAPGDKPRWRSLIRKTALQRTGRWSFFGADRLVKVLQFDKGIIIGLWRGNWKIAFIMVNLHFHKLIERSLLGSRFCPYMPADDSAVDPDCSRHGYTLHIVLHNPVRQILCRRFSPLYTRRVMPQREFVQLIAIDFANVSEHVPVAKISLPWQAEGLKGEVERCCMMTLTVLDEAQRPFWCASSTVKMYSRQRVLELEYEGEQFIVLYEDAEGKVKMTFVWMEEVQHYFLVQLVTIFPADKVQRHFSGEC, encoded by the exons ATG CGAAGTTGTCGTGTGAGGTCAAAGGCCAGCAGAGTAATCAGTAAAGAGAGTGAGCTCAAACACCTTGAACTCATCATGGCTACCGGTCTTGTCGAGTTTCTCCTCAATTTAAGACGAGGCCTTGTGAAAGATGAAGAAAATTCACCTGCACGTGGAGGTACTCGGGTTGGGGAATCCTCTCGTGCGAGAAG GCGGAGAGATGACACCTCAATGCCGACGCCTTTGCAACGTGAACCGTGTAAAACTCGGCCTGCGTTTGAACTTTGCGCAAAGGGCAGCCATGGAAATTATATGGAAAG ACTTCCTTCTGAGATCATCTTGAAGATCTTTTCCTTTCTGGATGCCTCCTCTCTGTTCAACATCAGCTTTGTCAACAAGCGGTTTCATGATCTGGCCAACAGCAA TGCTCTGTGGTCTGTGTTGTATGCTTCTGAGATTGAAAAGAAAATGTGGAGACCCCCAGTAAGCATGATGAAAGAAGCAGTGAGCAGCACAGTTGTGGAGGAGAAGCCTGCTGGATACTGGAAGAAGCTGCTGCTCAAGGAGATGGCCGGCTACAAGGACACCATGTGGAAAACAGAGCTAAAACACATGAACCCGCACACGGGCATGCCAGCTCTGACGGAGCATGTCCTCAG GAGGTTAGACATTCAGTGGGAGATCACCCTCACAAATAGGAACGGACGGGAAATTGTCTATAAGCAGACGCACACTTTCTTTGAAGATTCATCGGTTACAGTGTGCTGGAACCATGGTGTCTGGCCACTCATGTACACTCTTAATACCCTGCAGCTTCATGGAATAATGTGTCCGGCTTCACCAGCTCCAGGAGACAA GCCAAGGTGGCGCTCTCTGATTCGCAAGACGGCTTTGCAAAGAACAGGACGTTGGTCGTTCTTTGGTGCTGACAGGCTTGTGAAGGTGCTGCAGTTTGATAAAGGGATCATCATCGGGCTCTGGCGG GGCAATTGGAAAATTGCTTTCATCATGGTGAACCTGCACTTCCACAAACTGATTGAAAGAAGTCTTCTCGGGTCAAGATTTTG TCCCTACATGCCTGCAGATGACAGTGCTGTGGACCCTGACTGTAGCCGCCATGGATACACTCTGCACATTGTGCTTCACAATCCAGTTCGGCAAATCCTGTGTCGGCGTTTTTCCCCACTGTACACCCGCAGAg TGATGCCACAAAGGGAATTTGTGCAGTTAATCGCCATTGATTTCGCTAATGTATCCGAGCACGTGCCTGTGGCGAAGATCAGTCTTCCATGGCAAGCAGAGGGATTGAAGGGAGAAGTTGAG CGGTGCTGCATGATGACTCTGACGGTGCTGGATGAGGCTCAGCGTCCCTTCTGGTGTGCGAGTTCTACTGTAAAAATGTACAGTAGACAAAGAGTGCTAGAGTTGGAGTACGAAGGTGAGCAGTTCATCGTCCTTTACGAGGATGCCGAGGGGAAGGTCAAAATGACCTTCGTGTGGATGGAGGAGGTTCAGCACTACTTTTTGGTGCAGTTAGTTACTATCTTTCCAGCAGACAAAGTGCAAAGGCACTTTAGTGGAGAATGTTGA